In Mercenaria mercenaria strain notata chromosome 13, MADL_Memer_1, whole genome shotgun sequence, the DNA window agaggacgacaaggcaatgcaacataccaaatatcaaaagccttggccatgcagtttcagacaagaagatttttaaagtttttttctatataagtctatgtaaaacttgggaccccggggcagggcctcttttcatcccaggggcataatttgaacaaactcggTAGAACTGTGGAATCAAGCACCAGCACCAACAAAAATTGCTTCCAAATAGTTCATATAGTCAAGCTTAAAAAACCCAATTAAACACATGATAAAATATAAGGGACTTAATGCAAATAACTATCATACACAATTATGTAAGACAGTCATTTCCCTTGGAAAATTAGTTGAAACCAAAAGAGGAAGTTAAATTGTTTGGAAAATCAAATCTCCGTAggcaataaatttcatttttctgtaaatagTCAGCAGGttagttatttcattttcttttatcagttttttaaattttcatttaggcctaaaaaaaaaattctttgtttccggtaacatgctcaaaaaaattagggtaggtaggtcggaaatttttttttattaagtgggacttttcggaaattatttttgttcaaaaaatgaatacaaataagggggttatacttttagagcatcagtaagttgatttctaacatcactgatcatgtttaaagcagaaaaagtgcagttttgcaactttttgtcaaaaggTTGAAAAATTTTTCTccaaggcaataaaaacatttagggtcgggccaaacatttagggtaggtcgggataccagaaatgaacaattttttttttacacctttgtgtatgacattcatttttataattaagTCCTTTCTTCATTTAACaaacttgcatttttttaaaaaagagggccatggtggccctagATTGCTCTCATACAGGTAACAATTTTAGAACCGAGACATTTATGAAACATTTCCAAATTACTTTGACCAGCAAATTCAGACGAGCAGTTTTCATAATAATGAAAGTAAGCTGTCAAGATCATTCGTaagttttaaaatggttttatcaataaaatgtttatctgAAAGACATACAGAAgccaaaaaaatgtttgaaactgtTTACTAAATGATTTTTAGACCTAtctctaaaacatttattataattagTAAATATTTTTCTGTGACAGACATGTCCTTATTTTAACTCATCTGTAATTgtactaaaatttttttttttaataggatagttttaaataaaagttttaatatgTTATCGTCATTTTAAGCAGtaattatatattatacttttttcatattttcatgataaTTTCTACCAAATTAtacttgaaaatgacaaaaaaatgaaaacgtaCATGATGGTTCATATATTCAAAATCATGTTTCAGAATGTTTCATACACCAGATTACTATCATGATATATCCATGAGACTTTCTGAGGTCCTGGATGATATTGGAgttaatgaaaatattgtgatgaaaAGGAGGAGGGCAAATTTACTGCAAGAAACCATGCACGTAATCACAAGCAGAGCAGCTGATAGACAAGTGACTCAATATAGAATGGGAAGTCAATCAGAAGGCACCACAACACGCGGACTGCAATCAGATACTGATATACTTTCCTGTCTAGATAATGTCATTGTGATACAGGACTGGGATGTATGGACTCCAGGTAAAGGTAACCTCCTGATGATCCAGAATGAAACAACACCACCTGGTTATTGTCTTCTACAGTTGATTAGAAATGATGCTCCACTTCCTTTTACACAAGAAACAGGCAATTTATCTAATTTATTTGTCAAGGATACAAGTGGACGGATATTGTTCAAGAATACAATACTTGATGCTACACTGTTTGAAGGACTTCAGCGACAAGGACCATCAGCAGCATTAGCATCAGCAGGTTTTTTAAGTACTGACATAGTAACAGCACTTCCTTGTAAATCATGGCCCCAGTCATCAGCAGCTTGGCTGAATCAACAAGAAACAAACATATGGCCAGCAGCAGAAATGAAGAAATATGCAAAAACTACAAGAtgttttgttgttggtgttggcAGCAAAGCCAGTGAAAATGCAGACTTTGAATGGAGAATTTCTACCTCATTAGCTGAACGGTGCCTGATGTTCAATTTAAATATTACTCAAATACGAATTTATATCTTACTAAAAATGATTCTCAAAACATACATTAATATTGAAAATCTTGACAAAGAAActtatatttcaagtttcatgtgtaaaactgttttgttttactGTATAGCAAGTAAACCTACAAGTGTACGGAAGGAGTGTAATATATTGAATTGTTTAAGCTTCTGTATACAGACACTGAACAGATGTATATTAGCAGGAAATTGTCCACATTTCTttgatcatgaaaacaatttAATGGCAGGAAAAAATTCCACTGTAGTCAAACATCAGTTACTTGAAAGAATGTCAAATTTAATACCATGTGAAGGAATTTCTCTTTTTGGAATTCAGATTGACAAACTTGGTGAAAGACTTCAGATTAAGCTTAATATGCTAAACGAAGTACATCATGATATACCACAGCCAGAGAATTAACCACAGCCAGAGGAGTGCATTATGGACATATCATATACTTTATTACGAAACACAGCTGCATGCATTTCACATCGTCAAGTTGAGATTTATATTACAAAAGATGAAAGTTtagaaatgaaactgaaaattttattacAGGAAGTGCTACATTTGACAAGATACTACAGAGATGGTAACGTCTTAGAAAAGACAGCATGCAGACTTCTAGCACCTCTATTTTGTACATCAATAGGATCTCTGATAGCCTCACAAAACATTCGAATTAACAGGACAGTTTCACCTCAAGCACTTGCCTGGCTTGAAGCAGGACAGAGATCAGATGTTGCTTCAGGCAGACTAAAGCTAGCATCTATAATGTATTGTACTGGTAATATGGAAAGAGTTGCTTGTATTCTTAATAATACAGAAGAACAATATAACACTGAAGTTAC includes these proteins:
- the LOC128547921 gene encoding uncharacterized protein LOC128547921; this translates as MFHTPDYYHDISMRLSEVLDDIGVNENIVMKRRRANLLQETMHVITSRAADRQVTQYRMGSQSEGTTTRGLQSDTDILSCLDNVIVIQDWDVWTPGKGNLLMIQNETTPPGYCLLQLIRNDAPLPFTQETGNLSNLFVKDTSGRILFKNTILDATLFEGLQRQGPSAALASAGFLSTDIVTALPCKSWPQSSAAWLNQQETNIWPAAEMKKYAKTTRCFVVGVGSKASENADFEWRISTSLAERCLMFNLNITQIRIYILLKMILKTYINIENLDKETYISSFMCKTVLFYCIASKPTSVRKECNILNCLSFCIQTLNRCILAGNCPHFFDHENNLMAGKNSTVVKHQLLERMSNLIPCEGISLFGIQIDKLGERLQIKLNMLNEVHHDIPQPEN